In Xenopus laevis strain J_2021 chromosome 2S, Xenopus_laevis_v10.1, whole genome shotgun sequence, a genomic segment contains:
- the ptgfrn.S gene encoding prostaglandin F2 receptor negative regulator has translation MRLTGRLFFLLFCFRAGCVWSRSVHVPSGPMVRVEGTSVSIPCNVSDYEGPLEQNFEWTFSSSGGSSVTVLSTFDPTFTAPSYAERVSARGIQLERLSHNVVLFHIGVLSKSDEGEYTCSTPSTDATISGNYEDKVRLRVIPDTLTVWRTKGRQTGSRTVTEGGSFQLQCQALLDDLLEHTHLSLTWQLQGPEGTASDVLSLSHLGRFQAGPGYEERYSSGKVRLDTVGGDGYRLTVDGVRSSDVGEYSCVVRTWVLDPQGWAQIQEKKISVSRIEMESIRINVTVPASVVSVNLGEPLLLSCLVWHNSAGPVYTRVRWFQSSDLKTGPGEPQELLGGHDLDPTHEGASTHLLEVPRGWDTGDYTCQATVWAPSSNGTWHPVIEKSSEPIKVLLNLTVPELEVSLNATLIPQFSEEPTELVCHMTGSDGARLSVSWYYTPSPQNRAPQPLLLGTLDQDWMVHVGDHYKERLESGGVILSRKSPQTFVLRIQWTSNGDRGQYHCVGTVWHQQQNESWTPSREVASNPLSISWEQEEYLLKVKASVTKAVATSGGTFEMQCYVVAQNIPSPRYSVQVTMERSGPHGASGPQVLLLSREGVTHRKGESFGKAALEKVKEGEYRFRLYQAQEAGTYLCSVTAWTQGGGGGWREAKNQTSNPVALQFQTSGLMFNVTAHSDSPSIYQGDRAEFWCIITMGGPGVDTDSLAFDVSWFAQRPGPTVVLLVSVDRWAQVEQRRRNGSSEVAIERVSPMEFRLRIFGTEEDDGGGHFCSVTPWVLSGTGVWSRQSVLTSNVISLSVRMDLLNTFKYPLLLGGTMAVLVGLLSCLIGYCSSRFCCKAKPVPEPRKEHRRLMSMELD, from the exons GTTGCGTGTGGTCCCGCTCAGTCCATGTGCCCTCCGGCCCTATGGTTCGAGTGGAAGGGACAAGTGTGTCCATCCCCTGCAATGTCAGTGATTATGAGGGCCCCTTGGAGCAAAACTTTGAGTGGACGTTTTCTTCATCCGGCGGCTCCTCTGTGACAGTCCTCAGCACATTTGATCCCACATTCACAGCCCCGTCATACGCCGAGAGGGTGAGTGCTAGAGGGATCCAGCTAGAGAGGCTCAGCCACAACGTGGTCCTGTTCCATATCGGGGTGCTGAGTAAATCAGATGAGGGGGAGTACACCTGCTCCACCCCCAGCACCGATGCCACCATCAGCGGCAACTACGAGGACAAGGTCCGACTGAGAG TGATCCCGGACACCCTGACAGTGTGGAGGACAAAGGGACGGCAGACGGGCTCCCGTACAGTAACTGAAGGGGGCTCATTTCAGCTGCAGTGCCAGGCGCTCTTGGATGACTTACTGGAACACACTCACCTGTCCCTCACATGGCAGCTCCAAGGTCCAGAGGGTACGGCCAGTGACGTTCTCAGTTTGTCACATTTGGGGCGCTTCCAGGCTGGCCCAGGTTATGAAGAGCGATACAGCAGTGGGAAAGTGAGGCTGGACACCGTGGGGGGTGACGGATACCGCCTGACAGTGGATGGGGTGCGCAGTTCAGATGTGGGAGAATACAGCTGTGTGGTAAGGACGTGGGTGCTGGATCCTCAAGGCTGGGCACAGATCCAGGAGAAGAAGATTTCTGTTTCTAGAATAGAGATGGAGTCCATAC GTATCAATGTAACGGTGCCAGCCTCTGTGGTGTCTGTGAATCTGGGGGAGCCGCTGCTCCTCTCCTGCCTGGTGTGGCACAACTCTGCCGGGCCAGTATATACCCGCGTGCGTTGGTTTCAATCTTCTGACCTGAAAACCGGCCCTGGAGAACCTCAGGAGTTGCTAGGTGGGCACGACCTTGATCCTACCCATGAAGGGGCAAGCACACACCTACTTGAAGTGCCACGTGGGTGGGATACAGGAGATTACACCTGCCAGGCAACAGTGTGGGCACCGAGCAGTAATGGGACCTGGCACCCCGTCATAGAGAAAAGCTCTGAGCCCATTAAAGTGCTACTCAATTTAACAG TGCCAGAGCTGGAGGTCTCACTGAATGCCACCCTAATACCTCAGTTCTCGGAGGAGCCGACAGAGCTTGTGTGTCACATGACTGGATCTGATGGGGCCCGCCTGTCTGTATCCTGGTACTACACCCCAAGCCCACAGAACAGGGCACCTCAGCCTCTGCTTTTGGGGACCCTGGATCAGGACTGGATGGTGCATGTGGGGGATCATTACAAGGAACGACTGGAGAGCGGGGGGGTTATCCTTTCACGTAAGAGTCCCCAAACATTTGTCCTGCGCATCCAGTGGACCTCCAACGGAGACAGAGGACAGTACCACTGTGTGGGCACAGTTTGGCATCAGCAGCAAAATGAGAGCTGGACACCAAGCAGAGAGGTGGCATCTAACCCCCTCAGCATCTCCTGGGAGCAGGAAG AGTACTTGCTGAAAGTCAAGGCCTCGGTGACCAAGGCTGTGGCAACTTCGGGGGGAACCTTTGAGATGCAGTGCTACGTCgttgcccagaacattccctccCCCCGATACTCTGTACAGGTGACAATGGAACGATCGGGCCCTCATGGTGCAAGTGGCCCCCAAGTCCTGCTGCTGAGTCGTGAAGGAGTGACACACAGAAAGGGGGAAAGTTTTGGGAAAGCCGCGctggagaaggtgaaggagggagaGTATAGATTCCGGCTGTACCAGGCGCAGGAGGCGGGCACCTACCTCTGCTCAGTCACCGCATGGACACAAGGGGGAGGCGGGGGCTGGAGGGAAGCAAAGAACCAGACGTCGAACCCAGTGGCTTTGCAGTTTCAGACCTCAG GTCTGATGTTTAATGTCACTGCCCATTCCGACAGCCCCTCTATTTACCAAGGAGATAGGGCGGAGTTCTGGTGCATCATCACCATGGGTGGCCCCGGAGTGGATACAG ACAGTCTGGCCTTTGATGTGTCGTGGTTTGCCCAGAGGCCGGGTCCGACTGTGGTTCTGCTCGTGTCAGTGGATCGCTGGGCGCAGGTGGAGCAAAGGCGGAGAAACGGCAGCAGTGAGGTGGCCATAGAGCGTGTGAGTCCCATGGAGTTCCGCCTGCGCATTTTTGGCACAGAGGAAGATGATGGCGGCGGCCATTTCTGTTCCGTCACCCCGTGGGTACTTTCTGGCACCGGCGTCTGGAGTAGGCAATCGGTTCTCACCTCAAATGTCATCTCTTTGTCTGTCAGGATGGACT TGCTGAACACATTCAAATACCCTCTGCTGCTGGGGGGCACCATGGCGGTGCTTGTGGGCCTCCTCTCCTGCCTTATCGGATACTGTAGCTCCCGGTTCTGCTGCAAAGCCAAACCAGTCCCAGAGCCTCGCAAAGAGCACCGCAGACTCATGTCAATGGAGTTGGACTAA